In Paludibaculum fermentans, the genomic stretch CTGCCGGCTGCTATCCCGGCGGTGCTACTTCTGGCTAGCGCGCTTTTCGTGCTCTGGCTGGGCCTGCACCCGACGGTTGAGGTCACCGATACTCATCTCAAGTCCGGCAAGAAGCTCATCCCCTGGGCTTCGGTCCGGCGCATCGACCAGACCGGCTGGGTGGCCCCCATGGTGGTGGACCTCACGCTGGCCGATTCCGCCAAGATCCGGCTGATCTACCCTGGCGAGACGGACAATGCGAACCAGTTGCTGCGGCTCATCCAGCAGCGCTCCACGCAGTCCCTGATCAATGGGGTGCCGCATAGCCAGATTTTCGGCGAAGCCGCCAAACCGCAGGCGCAGATGAAGGAGGCCATCCCTTCTCCGCATTATCCACTGCTGACTCCTGAAGACGAGGCGGAAGTGGAGCGCCTCTACCACAAGCTCCGGACGGCGGGCCGGCTCGATCCTGAAAAGTAAGCGGGCATGTTCTACCCGCATGGCCGCCGCCGTGGATTCGCCTATCTCCCCCTGCTTGCCTTTCTGGCCATCTGCGGCCTGATCTGGTGGCAGCGTGCGGCGATTCTCGGCTCCCTGGCCTCCTTCCTGGACGTGGGCGAACCACCCCAGAAGGCCGAGGCCGCTGTGGTGCTGGCGGGCGGCTGGCATGGCGAGCGGGTGCTGCGCGCCGGGCAACTGGTGAAAGAGGGCTTCGTGCCGCTGATACTGCTGAGCGGGCCCATCTCTTCCTTTGGCGAGAACGAATGCGGACCGGCCACCCACTTCGCGGTGAAACAGGGCTTCAACGAGGCCTGGTTCCAGTGCATCCCCAACACCAGTACGTCGACCAGGGAAGAAGCCCAGGCCGTGCTGAGTGATGTGGCCCGCCGCGGCCTGAAGAAGATCCTGATCGTCAGCGTGGCCAGCCATCTGAGACGGGCTCGCGGCATCTACCGCCAGCAGGCTCCGCAGGGGCTGGAGATGATCTTCGTGGCGGCCGATCCGCCCGGCTACCGGCTGCGCGAGTGGTACCTGTCGCGCGAGGGACGGAAAGAGATCTTCCTGGAGTGGACGAAGGTAGTCACGTCCCCCTTCGGTATCTAAGCGGATGACCAAAGCCTTCAAATCGGCCTGGCCCTACCTCAGGAAGTACAAGCGCGGCGTGCTGCTGGGCCTGGGCGCGCTCATCCTGAAAGACATCGCCGGCGCGGGCATTCCGCTGCTGGTGCGCTCCGGCATCGACGCGGTGACCAACAAACAGCCGCTGAGCACCCTCTACTGGTTCTGCCTGGGGCTGGTGGGCGTCTCGCTCTTCAAAGGCCTGTTCCAGTATTGGATGCGCGTGATCCTGGTCGGCATCTCGCGCGATGTCGAGTATGACATGCGGAACGACATCTTCCGCAACCTCGTCCGGCTGAACCACGATTTCTACTCGCGCTACCGCACGGGCGACGTGATGGCGCGCGCCACCAACGACCTGAACGCGGTGCGCATGATGCTGGGTCCGGCGGTGATGTACTGGGCCGAGACCTCGCTCACGTTCATCCTGGCGCTGAGCATCATGTTCACGGTGGACTGGCAACTGACGCTGTGGGCGCTGACGCCCGCTCCGGTCGTGTCCGTGGTCGTCATGGTGTTCGGCAAACGGATCCACGACCGCTTCGAGGCCATTCAGGAGCTCTTCTCCGACATCAGCAGCCGCGTGCAGGAGAACCTGGCCGGCGTGCGCGTGATCCGCGCCTATGTCCAGGAAGACGCCGAGATCGCTCGATTCGAGGAGCTGAACAAGCGCTTCATCGCCCAGAACCTGAAGCTGGCCACGCTCTCGGGCCTGTTCATGCCGCTGCTGCAGGCCCTGATCGGCCTGACCTTCATGTTGGTGCTGGGCGTGGGCGGGCTGCGGTTGATGCAGGGCAAGATCTCGCTGGGCAGCTTCGTCATGTTCAACACCTTCATGGGCATGCTGGTATGGCCCATGATCGCCTTCGGCTGGGTGGTGAACCTGATGCAGCGCGGCAAAGCGTCGATGAGCCGCATCCAGGAATATCTGCAGCAGGAACCTTCGATCACGGCTCCGGCGCACCCCAAGGCCATGCCGGAGACGGCGGACATCGAGTTCCAGGCGGCCGGCCTCAGCTTTGAAGGACGCGCGGTCCTGGACGGTCTCGCGCTTCAGATCCCGGCCGGGCAGACCATCGCGATTGTCGGCCGGACGGGCAGCGGCAAGAGTTCATTGGTGCAACTGATCCCGCGGATCTACGACGTCACCTCGGGCGCCGTGCTGATCGGCGGCGTGGATGTGCGCGAACTGGATCCGGCGGACCTGCGCCGGCAGATCGGGTTCGTCCCGCAGGAGACATTCCTGTTCAGTTCCACCATCGCGGAGAATATCGCGTTCGGCGTCGAGTCGGCGACCGATGAGGAAGTGCGCGAGGCGGCCGCCATCGCCGGGCTGGCGCATGACATCGAGGAGTTCCCGGACGGGTTCCAAACCAAGGTGGGCGAGCGCGGCATCACGCTCTCGGGCGGCCAGAAG encodes the following:
- a CDS encoding DUF3093 family protein, with the protein product MIRFTPARTYLTAAAVALGLAAFSGWCALSWLPAAIPAVLLLASALFVLWLGLHPTVEVTDTHLKSGKKLIPWASVRRIDQTGWVAPMVVDLTLADSAKIRLIYPGETDNANQLLRLIQQRSTQSLINGVPHSQIFGEAAKPQAQMKEAIPSPHYPLLTPEDEAEVERLYHKLRTAGRLDPEK
- a CDS encoding YdcF family protein gives rise to the protein MFYPHGRRRGFAYLPLLAFLAICGLIWWQRAAILGSLASFLDVGEPPQKAEAAVVLAGGWHGERVLRAGQLVKEGFVPLILLSGPISSFGENECGPATHFAVKQGFNEAWFQCIPNTSTSTREEAQAVLSDVARRGLKKILIVSVASHLRRARGIYRQQAPQGLEMIFVAADPPGYRLREWYLSREGRKEIFLEWTKVVTSPFGI
- a CDS encoding ABC transporter ATP-binding protein yields the protein MTKAFKSAWPYLRKYKRGVLLGLGALILKDIAGAGIPLLVRSGIDAVTNKQPLSTLYWFCLGLVGVSLFKGLFQYWMRVILVGISRDVEYDMRNDIFRNLVRLNHDFYSRYRTGDVMARATNDLNAVRMMLGPAVMYWAETSLTFILALSIMFTVDWQLTLWALTPAPVVSVVVMVFGKRIHDRFEAIQELFSDISSRVQENLAGVRVIRAYVQEDAEIARFEELNKRFIAQNLKLATLSGLFMPLLQALIGLTFMLVLGVGGLRLMQGKISLGSFVMFNTFMGMLVWPMIAFGWVVNLMQRGKASMSRIQEYLQQEPSITAPAHPKAMPETADIEFQAAGLSFEGRAVLDGLALQIPAGQTIAIVGRTGSGKSSLVQLIPRIYDVTSGAVLIGGVDVRELDPADLRRQIGFVPQETFLFSSTIAENIAFGVESATDEEVREAAAIAGLAHDIEEFPDGFQTKVGERGITLSGGQKQRTAIARALLRKPKILILDDALSAVDTITEERILHGLRNQSGSRTTILISHRVSTVRDADCIYVLDEGRVVERGTHAELIATGGYYAELHQKQLLEEELEQI